One Brassica napus cultivar Da-Ae chromosome C4, Da-Ae, whole genome shotgun sequence genomic region harbors:
- the LOC106435851 gene encoding transcription factor TCP10, with product MGLKGYSAGDGVGEIIEVPGGHIIRATGRKDRHSKVFTSKGPRDRRVRLAAHTAIQFYDVQDRLQYDRPSKAVDWLIKKAKAAIDKLETTQEPPENDTTKPGSSSSEPNLADTQTHFVAANLDPEDAMKTFFPATTRGGGTNMNFQNYPHHHDADNIVSRTTTTTPNLSQDLGLSLHPFQGNNINSTVVPETNNFATAHFETFGRISGWNHHDLTMTSSSSPSEQQQEQERGNGGFMVNLHHHQPSMMTLLNSQQQQVFLGGHQQQQQRGTLQSSLFPHSFRSWDHHHQTTSDNHHHHHNQASPVMFASSSQYGSHGMMMMQGLSFPIHGEEPTQPNSSSSPPPNSHL from the coding sequence ATGGGACTTAAAGGTTATAGCGCCGGAGATGGAGTAGGAGAGATAATAGAGGTTCCAGGTGGTCATATAATTCGAGCCACTGGACGAAAAGACCGTCACAGCAAAGTTTTCACATCGAAGGGTCCACGTGACAGGCGCGTGAGACTCGCAGCTCACACGGCGATTCAGTTCTACGATGTGCAAGACCGGTTACAGTATGACCGGCCAAGCAAAGCCGTGGACTGGCTCATCAAGAAAGCTAAAGCTGCCATCGATAAGCTCGAAACCACTCAAGAACCACCGGAGAATGATACTACTAAACCGGGATCTTCTTCTTCCGAGCCCAACTTGGCTGATACTCAAACGCACTTTGTGGCGGCCAATCTTGATCCAGAAGACGCAATGAAAACGTTCTTTCCGGCGACAACGAGAGGCGGTGGTACGAACATGAATTTCCAAAACTACCCTCATCATCACGATGCCGACAATATAGTTTCAAGAACAACCACAACCACCCCGAACCTAAGCCAAGATCTTGGTCTCTCTCTTCACCCGTTTCAAGGAAACAACATCAACAGCACAGTAGTCCCCGAGACCAACAACTTCGCCACGGCTCATTTCGAGACATTTGGGAGAATCTCGGGTTGGAACCATCACGACTTAACGATGACGTCATCATCGTCACCATCCGAACAACAGCAAGAGCAAGAAAGAGGTAACGGTGGTTTCATGGTGAATCTTCACCATCATCAACCATCGATGATGACATTGCTCAACAGTCAGCAACAACAAGTGTTTCTTGGTGgccaccaacaacaacaacaacgggGTACCCTTCAGTCCAGTTTATTCCCTCACTCGTTTCGTTCTtgggatcatcatcatcaaacaaCGTCGgacaatcatcatcatcatcacaatcAAGCTTCTCCTGTGATGTTTGCTTCTTCATCACAGTATGGTTCTCatgggatgatgatgatgcaagGCCTCAGCTTCCCCATCCATGGAGAAGAACCTACTCAACCAaactcctcttcttctcctcctccaaaCTCACATCTCTAA
- the LOC125585811 gene encoding uncharacterized protein LOC125585811, with protein MDYLFWRKNGILEPGDDRDPYPWIIWYIWKARNDKLFRGIDRDPLELVRYEEGECQAWYNARDTVPIPPHVQTDEETQALSLDNICMVDSSWTSTTQFSGMGWVWKDTMGKIQLEGSRNLRRRKTPLHSELEALQWAMESMIQHSTCQRFGTDCKDLIAIIEQPQDWPNFSTELEIIQTLRLCFSDFKISYFPRTHNEIADSLARNAPWVFYNFGYSQK; from the exons ATGGACTACCTTTTTTGGAGAAAGAATGGTATTCTGGAGCCAGGTGATGATAGAGAtccttatccttggataatttggtacatctggaaagctaggaatgaTAAGCTGTTTAGAGGCATAGACAGAGATCCATTGGAACTAGTTAGGTATGAAGAAGGTGAGTGCCAAGCTTGGTATAATGCAAGAGACACTGTACCGATTCCGCCACATGTACAGACTGATGAAGAAACACAAGCCTTAAGCTTGGATaatatttgtatggtggatAGTTCATGGACCTCCACAACTCAGTTTAGTGGAATGGGATGGGTTTGGAAGGATACAATGGGGAAGATACAGCTCGAGGGGTCAAGGAACTTGCGGAGGAGGAAGACACCGCTGCACTCGGAACTGGAAGCGCTACAGTGGGCAATGGAGAGTATGATACAACACTCGACCTGTCAGAGGTTTGGGACGGACTGCAAGGACCTGATTGCAATAATAGAACAACCACAAGATTGGCCCAACTTCTCAACTGAGCTGGAAATCATTCAAACTCTTCGGTTATGTTTTTCGGACTTCAAGATCAGCTACTTTCCAAGGACGCATAATGAGATTGCAGATTCGTTAGCTAGGAATGCAC CATGGGTTTTCTATAACTTTGGTTACTCTCAAAAGTGA